From Desulfonatronum thioautotrophicum, the proteins below share one genomic window:
- a CDS encoding PilZ domain-containing protein produces the protein MPIFQKRRWPRFLLDVLRDKVICRLQINREVTIEAGLRDLSRRGAGLRSLSNYDQLAMGDTVVFSSLSEHSDFSILRWQVGTVKWVKPETGEFGLEFTEPLPYAKMTRRIYDTLATERPGKLILT, from the coding sequence ATGCCGATATTCCAGAAGCGCCGCTGGCCACGTTTCTTGCTGGATGTGCTCCGGGACAAGGTGATTTGCCGCTTACAGATCAACCGGGAGGTCACCATTGAGGCCGGATTGCGTGACCTCAGTCGTCGGGGTGCCGGGTTGCGCAGCCTGAGCAACTACGATCAATTGGCCATGGGGGACACGGTCGTGTTCAGCAGCCTTTCCGAACACAGCGATTTCTCGATACTGCGCTGGCAGGTAGGCACCGTTAAATGGGTCAAACCGGAAACCGGGGAGTTTGGCCTGGAATTCACCGAGCCCCTGCCCTACGCCAAGATGACCCGCAGGATTTACGACACTCTGGCCACGGAACGCCCCGGCAAATTGATCCTGACGTGA
- the prsR gene encoding PEP-CTERM-box response regulator transcription factor encodes MNKLLIIDDNEDIRQQLKWGLGKSYSLVLAGDVDQALTLFRRHKPAVVTLDLGLPPHEDNSEEGFRCLREILAMEPTTKVIVITGNDDQENALKAIQLGAYDFYRKPVDLDELRIIIKRAFHLASLEEENRQLLHSPLPGMDNSLGIVGQCTKMQDVFATIRKVAESDIAVLITGESGTGKELVARAIHAKSARREGPFVAINCGAIPENLLEAELFGHEKGAFTGAHARSLGKFEYADQGTLFLDEIGELPLSLQVKLLRFLQEKTIQRVGGREDIKVDTRIVSATNIDIQQALEAGSFREDLFYRIGVVSIPLPPLRERGEDILILANLFLRRNNQGQGRTVEGFSPDAHRQLRSYEWPGNVRELENRVQRAAIMAATPLITPEDLGFIEPEVELENLSQFLIGATLREGREYLERSMIRKALKDHAGNIVKTAESLGVARPTLYDMIKKYNLHT; translated from the coding sequence ATGAATAAACTGCTTATCATCGACGACAACGAGGACATTCGCCAACAGCTGAAGTGGGGGCTGGGCAAAAGCTATTCTCTGGTTTTGGCCGGGGATGTGGACCAGGCCTTGACGCTGTTTCGCCGGCACAAGCCGGCGGTGGTCACCCTGGACCTGGGGTTGCCGCCGCATGAGGACAATTCGGAGGAGGGATTTCGGTGCCTGCGAGAAATTCTGGCCATGGAGCCAACCACCAAGGTCATTGTCATCACGGGCAACGACGACCAGGAAAACGCGCTCAAGGCCATCCAACTCGGAGCCTACGACTTCTACCGCAAGCCCGTGGACCTGGACGAACTGCGGATCATCATCAAGCGGGCCTTTCACCTGGCCAGCCTGGAAGAGGAAAACCGGCAGCTGCTCCACTCCCCGTTGCCGGGCATGGACAACAGTCTGGGTATTGTCGGGCAGTGCACGAAAATGCAGGACGTCTTTGCCACCATCCGCAAAGTCGCCGAATCGGACATCGCCGTCCTGATCACCGGCGAGTCCGGCACGGGCAAGGAGCTGGTGGCTCGAGCCATTCACGCCAAGAGCGCCCGGCGGGAAGGACCCTTTGTGGCCATCAACTGCGGGGCCATTCCGGAAAATTTGCTGGAAGCAGAACTGTTCGGCCATGAAAAAGGGGCCTTCACAGGAGCCCATGCCCGCAGCCTGGGCAAGTTTGAATACGCTGACCAGGGAACCCTCTTCCTGGACGAAATCGGTGAACTTCCCCTCAGCCTGCAGGTGAAACTGCTCCGTTTTTTGCAGGAGAAAACCATCCAGCGAGTCGGGGGCCGCGAGGATATCAAGGTCGACACCCGGATCGTATCGGCCACGAATATCGACATCCAGCAGGCCCTGGAGGCCGGCAGCTTTCGGGAAGACCTTTTCTACCGCATCGGGGTGGTTTCCATCCCCCTGCCGCCGCTCAGAGAGCGTGGAGAAGACATCCTGATCCTGGCCAACCTGTTTCTGCGTCGCAATAATCAGGGCCAAGGCCGCACCGTGGAAGGCTTCTCTCCGGATGCCCACAGGCAACTGCGTTCATATGAATGGCCCGGCAACGTGCGCGAACTGGAAAACAGGGTGCAGCGTGCGGCGATCATGGCGGCCACGCCACTGATCACTCCGGAAGACCTGGGCTTTATTGAACCCGAAGTGGAGCTGGAAAACCTCAGCCAGTTCCTGATCGGGGCGACCCTGCGTGAAGGGCGGGAATATCTCGAGCGCAGCATGATCCGCAAGGCGCTCAAAGATCATGCCGGGAACATCGTCAAAACAGCGGAATCCCTTGGAGTGGCCCGCCCGACCCTGTATGATATGATCAAGAAGTATAATTTGCATACATGA
- a CDS encoding PEP-CTERM sorting domain-containing protein produces MRRTTLALPFLLLALFFFTTNGHALGIALTFHDTEVQASRSGSGYTKDGWSETIGVPSLFGENSIEFTVADSGEFTIDLFTNFDPENSQAHGAEIGDLFLIAGENRDNYFAFDLSAWNNGSTSFYRETETLTSNNVYQGGNNSGYVFGVNYRIVGEEQPFYTGPIVRMDGGTAVFTATIARTPNATQPYYTYTINNPLQSGTPFLFSDLLQAMDLQRGDTVDFVWAHTCGNAVMIAQGTIVTPEPGTIMLLGLGLVGLLWFRKRTTDRV; encoded by the coding sequence ATGCGCCGCACAACCTTGGCTCTTCCCTTTCTGCTTCTGGCCCTGTTTTTTTTCACCACCAACGGACATGCCCTGGGCATTGCTTTGACCTTCCATGATACCGAAGTCCAGGCCAGTCGTAGCGGCTCGGGATACACTAAGGACGGTTGGTCCGAAACCATCGGTGTACCTTCCCTTTTTGGAGAGAACAGCATTGAGTTTACGGTCGCGGACAGCGGCGAATTCACTATTGACCTGTTCACGAATTTTGACCCCGAAAACAGTCAAGCCCATGGTGCGGAAATCGGAGATCTCTTCCTGATTGCCGGAGAGAACAGAGATAACTATTTTGCTTTTGATCTTTCAGCTTGGAATAATGGCAGCACATCCTTTTACCGAGAAACAGAAACACTAACGTCCAACAATGTTTATCAGGGCGGCAACAATAGTGGCTATGTGTTCGGGGTCAACTACCGCATTGTCGGCGAGGAACAACCATTTTACACAGGGCCTATCGTTCGTATGGATGGGGGTACCGCAGTGTTCACGGCCACCATTGCACGAACCCCCAATGCCACCCAGCCCTATTACACCTATACCATCAACAACCCGCTCCAGAGCGGTACACCATTCTTATTTTCAGACCTCCTCCAGGCAATGGACCTTCAAAGAGGCGATACGGTGGATTTTGTCTGGGCGCACACCTGCGGCAACGCCGTGATGATTGCCCAGGGCACGATTGTCACACCGGAGCCGGGGACCATCATGCTGCTTGGCCTTGGTCTGGTCGGCTTGCTCTGGTTCCGGAAGCGAACCACTGATCGCGTATAA
- a CDS encoding bifunctional sulfate adenylyltransferase/adenylylsulfate kinase: MHREPHISPYAESLLVHFRRVEFLKQEAVSLPSLDLNQRQLCDLELLLNRAFYPLCGYMGQEDYQSVLERMRLADGTVWPMPVTLDVTEKLAKGLESGASLALRDQEGFLLAVLCVEDTWKADKQAEALAVFGTDDPAVHPGVHRLLTETGSWYVSGKLEGLHLPQHPDFPELRLTPSETHRFFSQRGWRNVAGFQTEQPLHCAHKAMVLRAAREAGTSLFIQPVAGHPRPGDLDHYTMVSCYQEFLKAFPRNMAHLGLITLAGRQAGPREALWEAVVRKNYGCNHFMVSEDHGDPFVHDSRQRFYPLGAAQDLVRGLEEETGVRMVPLRPMVYVEDRAQYVVKTEVTADMTVKDISSAELRRRLEFDLEIPEWFSFPGVVAELKKAYPPRHSQGFSILLTGLSGSGKSTLAKILYVTFMAMRHRPVTLLDGDIVRRNLSSELTFSREHRILNVQRIGFVASEITKNRGIAICAPIAPYEQSRRLAREMVSQYGGYIEVYMSAPLATCEQRDRKGLYAKAKAGIVKGVTGVDDPYEPPTNPELTIDTTEITPQEAAQEILLYLEEQGYIR; the protein is encoded by the coding sequence ATGCACCGAGAACCCCACATTTCCCCCTATGCCGAAAGCCTGCTGGTCCATTTCCGGCGGGTTGAATTTTTGAAGCAGGAGGCCGTTTCCCTGCCCTCCCTGGACCTGAATCAGCGCCAGCTCTGCGACCTGGAACTGCTGCTGAACCGGGCCTTCTATCCCCTGTGCGGGTATATGGGGCAAGAGGACTACCAGAGTGTCCTGGAACGGATGCGTCTGGCCGATGGAACGGTCTGGCCCATGCCCGTGACCCTGGACGTGACGGAAAAGCTGGCCAAAGGGCTGGAGTCGGGCGCATCCCTGGCCCTGCGGGACCAGGAAGGTTTTCTTCTGGCCGTGCTGTGCGTGGAAGACACCTGGAAGGCGGACAAACAGGCCGAGGCCCTGGCCGTGTTCGGTACCGACGATCCAGCCGTCCACCCCGGCGTGCACCGCCTGTTGACCGAGACCGGGAGCTGGTATGTGAGCGGCAAGCTGGAGGGGCTGCATCTGCCCCAGCATCCGGATTTTCCGGAGCTGCGCCTGACCCCCTCCGAAACCCACCGCTTCTTTTCCCAACGGGGCTGGCGCAATGTGGCCGGATTCCAGACCGAGCAGCCCCTGCACTGCGCCCACAAGGCCATGGTCCTCCGGGCTGCCCGGGAAGCCGGAACCAGCCTGTTCATCCAGCCCGTGGCCGGACACCCCCGGCCCGGCGATCTGGACCACTACACCATGGTCAGCTGCTACCAGGAATTTCTCAAGGCCTTTCCCCGGAACATGGCCCACCTGGGCCTGATCACCCTGGCCGGCCGTCAGGCCGGTCCCCGGGAGGCCCTCTGGGAGGCCGTTGTCCGCAAGAACTACGGTTGCAACCACTTCATGGTCAGCGAGGACCACGGCGATCCGTTTGTCCACGACTCCCGGCAACGCTTCTACCCGCTGGGCGCGGCCCAGGATCTGGTCCGCGGTCTGGAGGAGGAAACCGGGGTGCGCATGGTTCCCCTGCGGCCCATGGTCTATGTCGAAGACCGGGCCCAGTACGTGGTCAAGACCGAGGTCACCGCAGACATGACCGTCAAGGACATCTCCTCGGCAGAACTGCGCCGGCGACTGGAGTTCGATCTGGAAATCCCGGAATGGTTCTCCTTTCCCGGGGTGGTGGCTGAACTGAAAAAGGCCTATCCGCCCCGGCACAGCCAGGGATTCTCGATCCTGCTCACCGGCCTTTCCGGTTCGGGCAAATCCACCCTGGCCAAGATCCTGTACGTCACGTTCATGGCCATGCGCCACCGCCCCGTGACCCTTCTGGACGGAGACATCGTGCGCCGTAATCTCTCCAGCGAGCTGACCTTCTCCCGAGAACACCGGATTCTCAACGTCCAGCGCATCGGCTTCGTGGCCTCGGAGATCACCAAGAACCGGGGCATCGCCATCTGCGCCCCCATCGCTCCCTACGAACAGTCCCGCCGCCTGGCCCGGGAGATGGTCAGCCAGTACGGCGGATACATCGAGGTGTACATGAGTGCTCCCCTGGCCACCTGCGAACAGCGGGACCGCAAAGGCCTTTACGCCAAGGCCAAGGCCGGGATCGTCAAGGGCGTCACCGGAGTCGACGACCCCTACGAACCGCCCACCAACCCGGAACTGACCATCGACACCACGGAAATCACCCCCCAGGAGGCGGCCCAGGAGATTTTATTGTATCTGGAGGAACAGGGGTATATTCGGTAG
- the cysQ gene encoding 3'(2'),5'-bisphosphate nucleotidase CysQ → MLFEKYTEFIDIYAQIQPEEQETICADNMEHEETAMKLDKNWPSVQQALDRYSANKKSSKTKLNTLLKRTARYTGKKHCPLFRSLRHCTENNFKRLLFMNTNISPDTLSPLTAQVRSIARAAGREILRVYADDTVQKWEKDDHSPLTAADLAAQKTIQAGLEAVSPRFAILSEEGRDWPEAERLALSTLWIVDPLDGTKEFLKRNGEFTVNIALVQNGRPILGVVYAPVPDRLYWAGAGLGAWREDEPEAPRPIQVCRPPRDGERPWRVVGSRSHGNPAIDAFIARLPASEIVAMGSSLKLCLVAEGAADIYPRLGPTMEWDTAAAHCIVEQAGGQVLDPVTRKPLTYNQRPTLLNPHFIVCAEPDERFW, encoded by the coding sequence ATGCTGTTTGAAAAATATACAGAGTTTATTGATATTTACGCCCAGATTCAGCCGGAAGAACAAGAGACCATCTGCGCCGACAATATGGAACACGAGGAAACAGCCATGAAGCTGGACAAAAACTGGCCCAGTGTTCAACAGGCTCTGGACCGGTACTCAGCCAATAAAAAGTCAAGCAAAACCAAGCTGAACACGTTATTGAAACGCACTGCTAGGTACACTGGCAAGAAGCACTGCCCGTTATTTCGATCCTTGAGACATTGCACCGAGAACAACTTCAAAAGGCTCCTTTTCATGAACACCAACATCTCTCCTGATACCCTCTCTCCCCTGACCGCCCAGGTGCGGAGCATTGCCCGGGCCGCGGGCCGGGAAATCCTGCGGGTGTATGCTGATGACACCGTCCAGAAATGGGAAAAGGACGATCATTCGCCCCTGACCGCGGCGGACCTGGCGGCCCAGAAAACCATCCAGGCCGGTTTGGAGGCTGTCTCGCCACGGTTTGCGATCCTTTCGGAGGAAGGGCGGGACTGGCCCGAGGCGGAGCGGCTGGCTCTGTCCACGCTCTGGATTGTCGACCCCCTGGACGGGACCAAGGAATTTCTCAAGCGCAACGGTGAATTCACTGTGAACATCGCCCTGGTCCAGAACGGCCGACCCATTCTGGGGGTGGTCTACGCACCGGTTCCGGACCGGCTCTACTGGGCCGGAGCCGGACTGGGGGCGTGGCGGGAAGATGAGCCGGAGGCCCCACGTCCCATCCAGGTTTGCCGCCCGCCCCGGGATGGTGAACGTCCCTGGCGGGTGGTGGGCAGCCGCTCCCATGGCAACCCGGCCATTGACGCCTTCATTGCCAGACTCCCGGCCAGCGAGATCGTGGCCATGGGCAGCTCCCTGAAACTCTGTCTTGTGGCCGAAGGCGCGGCGGACATCTACCCCCGGCTCGGCCCGACCATGGAATGGGATACGGCCGCGGCCCACTGCATCGTGGAGCAGGCCGGCGGTCAGGTCCTGGACCCGGTCACCCGCAAGCCGCTGACCTATAACCAGCGCCCCACCCTGCTCAACCCGCACTTCATCGTCTGCGCAGAGCCTGACGAGCGCTTTTGGTAA
- a CDS encoding addiction module antidote protein, whose translation MTKRIKISELPDFDPSEYLHNEEDIAAYLTAILDENDPSLLAAALGDVARARGMTMIAKTAGLSREALYKALRPNAHPRFETVVKVCSALGVKLVAQPMTPCSN comes from the coding sequence ATGACCAAACGAATCAAAATTTCTGAACTGCCGGATTTCGATCCTTCCGAATATTTGCACAACGAAGAGGACATCGCGGCATACTTGACGGCTATACTGGATGAAAACGACCCCTCTTTGCTGGCCGCGGCTTTGGGTGACGTTGCCCGCGCTCGTGGCATGACCATGATCGCCAAGACTGCCGGATTGTCACGGGAGGCTCTTTACAAAGCATTGCGGCCCAATGCCCATCCTCGCTTTGAAACCGTGGTCAAGGTTTGTTCGGCCCTTGGAGTAAAGTTGGTTGCGCAGCCAATGACGCCTTGTAGCAATTGA
- a CDS encoding type II toxin-antitoxin system HicB family antitoxin, with protein MKFRVLLRPDPEDGGYNVSCPALPGCHSQGDSVEEALANIHEAIELCLEVLNEQVTPTNPGEQVLELAL; from the coding sequence ATGAAGTTTCGTGTGCTCCTGAGACCTGATCCAGAGGATGGGGGCTATAATGTCAGTTGCCCTGCCCTGCCTGGCTGCCATTCCCAAGGAGATTCCGTTGAGGAGGCCCTGGCTAATATTCATGAGGCCATCGAACTCTGCCTGGAAGTGCTCAACGAGCAGGTCACTCCGACCAACCCGGGTGAACAGGTTCTTGAATTAGCCCTCTAG
- a CDS encoding type II toxin-antitoxin system HicA family toxin — MTRLGSYSGFEVVKAFQGAGWTVVRQKGSHVALKKSGLEATLSIPVHKGRDVKRGTLRDLIKDAGMSVEEFISYL; from the coding sequence ATGACGAGACTGGGGAGTTATTCTGGCTTTGAAGTCGTCAAAGCCTTCCAGGGTGCAGGTTGGACCGTGGTCAGGCAAAAGGGTAGCCATGTGGCCCTGAAAAAGTCCGGCCTGGAGGCCACTCTTTCGATTCCGGTTCACAAAGGCAGAGATGTCAAGCGCGGAACTTTGCGCGATCTTATCAAGGATGCGGGAATGAGCGTCGAAGAATTTATCTCATATTTGTAA
- a CDS encoding type II toxin-antitoxin system Phd/YefM family antitoxin, whose protein sequence is MEERIKIISDREFRNEPGKVRKALTEQDVVITSRGRPYAVLLPVSESQGIEEVLLLASRIRAQMALSSVRAKSVQQGLDGRLTAAEINAEIQAVREQRRNVSTE, encoded by the coding sequence GTGGAGGAGCGCATTAAAATTATCAGCGACCGCGAATTCCGGAATGAACCCGGGAAAGTCAGAAAGGCCTTGACGGAGCAGGATGTGGTCATCACCAGTCGAGGCAGGCCCTATGCTGTTCTTCTGCCTGTTTCCGAGTCTCAGGGCATTGAGGAAGTGCTCCTGCTGGCCAGTCGGATCCGTGCGCAGATGGCCTTGTCCTCTGTCAGGGCAAAGTCTGTGCAGCAAGGCCTGGATGGCCGCCTCACGGCCGCGGAGATCAACGCGGAAATTCAGGCCGTTCGAGAGCAACGGCGCAACGTGTCGACGGAATAA
- a CDS encoding helix-turn-helix domain-containing protein has translation MNKHSGSNFDEFLESEGILEEVSAKAHKRLIALQLADIMRENRITKTCLAERLQTSRSQLDRILDPNNTSITLDVLERVAHAVGRKLRIEFA, from the coding sequence ATGAACAAACATTCCGGTAGCAATTTTGACGAGTTTCTGGAAAGCGAAGGCATCCTGGAAGAGGTTTCGGCAAAAGCGCACAAACGCCTCATCGCGCTTCAGCTTGCGGACATCATGCGGGAAAACAGGATCACCAAAACCTGCCTAGCCGAAAGGCTGCAAACCAGCCGGTCCCAGCTTGACCGCATTCTCGACCCGAACAACACATCCATCACCCTGGACGTCTTGGAACGAGTCGCCCACGCCGTGGGCAGAAAACTCAGGATCGAGTTCGCCTGA
- a CDS encoding type II toxin-antitoxin system RelE/ParE family toxin: MNELPEKVFSTVTVKGSQMALLHVFIKKSQKTPLKEMTLARTRMKQWLEGGIGA; encoded by the coding sequence TTGAACGAACTGCCGGAAAAGGTTTTTTCAACAGTTACGGTCAAGGGCAGCCAGATGGCCTTGCTGCATGTTTTTATCAAGAAATCACAAAAAACACCGCTCAAGGAGATGACCTTGGCGCGGACTCGGATGAAACAGTGGCTTGAAGGGGGGATAGGCGCATGA
- a CDS encoding type II toxin-antitoxin system RelE/ParE family toxin has translation MVFFLTDTGNEPVRDWLESLAPEDRKIIGEDIELVQFRWPLGLPLVRKLEADLWEVRSKFGHCKKTRVFFASPLKNSQLLRCGKKFKLSRINTLGP, from the coding sequence ATGGTCTTTTTCCTGACCGATACGGGCAATGAGCCTGTTCGGGACTGGTTGGAGTCGTTAGCGCCCGAAGATCGGAAAATCATTGGCGAGGACATCGAGCTCGTCCAGTTTCGATGGCCCCTTGGCCTGCCGCTGGTGCGCAAGCTGGAAGCTGATCTGTGGGAAGTTCGCAGCAAGTTTGGGCACTGCAAAAAGACCAGGGTCTTCTTTGCCAGTCCGTTGAAAAACTCCCAATTGCTGCGTTGCGGCAAAAAGTTCAAACTCTCACGTATAAATACGCTTGGACCTTGA
- a CDS encoding UPF0175 family protein has product MVTLRIEYPDDWSAAFHQGRDAFEQEAKMAMAVKLFEMGKLTSGQAAKLAGISRVQFLMDCARFGVPSVTWDKDEIEAEFGRLS; this is encoded by the coding sequence ATGGTGACGTTGCGGATAGAATATCCAGATGATTGGTCGGCTGCTTTCCATCAAGGGCGTGATGCTTTTGAACAAGAAGCCAAGATGGCCATGGCTGTAAAACTGTTTGAAATGGGCAAGCTCACCTCCGGTCAAGCTGCCAAACTGGCGGGCATCAGCCGGGTGCAATTCCTGATGGACTGTGCACGTTTCGGTGTCCCAAGCGTTACATGGGACAAGGATGAAATTGAAGCGGAATTCGGCCGACTGTCGTGA
- a CDS encoding DUF3368 domain-containing protein, translated as MELIKHLYGNVTVPVAVHNELTHGGGSGLGLDAYTKADWIDVETECDVDPLLLAQLDSGESAVIALALQRKTASVLIDERRARKIARQVYGLNVVGTVRILLESKNAGLIDNVGIILGMMRSNGYWIHDTIVDLALRAANE; from the coding sequence TTGGAACTGATCAAGCATCTCTATGGAAACGTGACCGTCCCAGTTGCCGTGCACAATGAGCTTACCCACGGAGGAGGGTCCGGGCTTGGACTGGATGCATATACCAAAGCCGACTGGATAGATGTGGAAACTGAATGCGACGTTGACCCTCTTCTGCTGGCACAGCTCGATTCCGGCGAATCCGCCGTGATCGCCCTGGCGTTGCAAAGGAAAACAGCTTCAGTCCTCATTGATGAGCGACGGGCTCGTAAGATTGCAAGACAAGTTTACGGGCTGAATGTTGTTGGTACGGTCAGGATATTGCTTGAATCAAAAAATGCGGGATTGATAGACAATGTCGGAATAATCCTGGGCATGATGCGCAGCAATGGCTATTGGATTCACGATACTATAGTGGATCTTGCCCTTCGCGCAGCAAACGAATAA
- a CDS encoding transposase — translation MARIPRFTRHDQPTVYHIMSRTALDGFPLQDTEKDYLMATVAKLCKIYFVDLLGFCLMGNHFHLVVRVNPSDRLTNEDIAKRYKLLYGQEARLIPCQIEDFRNRLTSLGAFVKDIKQGFTKYYNKRKRRWGTFWGERFKSVIVQEGETLVNLLAYVDLNPIRAGIVDKPEDYRWNTLGYLVQRGNKDGLIDLNLGMHEWNEFATSEIIRKYRKFVYETGAVWGRSQESGDRSQESEVRSQEGGKRGIDMKIVERERKKNYRLSRIDVFRHRCRYFSDSGIIGSKDFVSEVFDEVKHLLNSKNERRFTPVGGVEGVYSMKRLAGAAGG, via the coding sequence ATGGCCCGCATCCCTCGCTTCACCCGCCATGACCAACCTACCGTCTACCACATCATGTCCCGCACTGCCCTGGACGGCTTCCCGCTCCAGGACACCGAGAAAGACTACTTGATGGCCACTGTTGCCAAGCTTTGCAAAATCTATTTCGTTGACCTGCTTGGCTTCTGCCTGATGGGAAACCACTTCCACTTGGTTGTCCGGGTTAACCCGTCAGATCGCCTGACCAACGAAGACATCGCCAAACGCTACAAACTGCTCTACGGCCAGGAGGCCAGGCTCATCCCTTGCCAGATCGAGGACTTTCGTAACCGCCTGACCAGCCTTGGGGCCTTTGTGAAGGATATCAAACAGGGCTTCACCAAGTACTACAACAAGCGCAAGAGGCGCTGGGGCACTTTCTGGGGGGAGCGATTCAAGAGCGTCATCGTTCAGGAGGGCGAAACCCTGGTCAACCTGCTGGCCTACGTCGACCTGAACCCGATCCGGGCCGGGATCGTGGACAAGCCCGAGGACTACCGCTGGAACACCTTGGGGTACCTGGTGCAACGCGGCAACAAGGACGGCCTGATCGACCTGAACCTGGGCATGCACGAGTGGAATGAGTTCGCCACTTCTGAGATCATCCGGAAATACCGGAAGTTCGTTTATGAAACCGGAGCGGTGTGGGGAAGAAGTCAGGAGTCAGGGGACAGAAGTCAGGAGTCAGAAGTCAGGAGTCAGGAGGGAGGGAAAAGAGGCATTGACATGAAGATCGTCGAACGCGAACGCAAAAAGAACTACCGCCTATCACGCATAGACGTCTTCCGCCACCGCTGCCGATACTTCTCCGACTCCGGCATCATCGGCTCAAAAGACTTCGTGTCCGAGGTCTTCGACGAGGTGAAGCATCTGCTGAATTCCAAGAATGAGCGGAGATTTACGCCTGTTGGCGGGGTGGAGGGCGTGTATTCCATGAAGCGGCTGGCCGGTGCGGCTGGCGGGTAG
- a CDS encoding DUF3782 domain-containing protein, giving the protein MMLENMPKNEPSDFFRDVKELFAETTRQFQETDRKFQETDRKFQDTDKKFQDTDKKFQDTDKKFGELRRLISQLGSRLGDFVEEMVRPAAVRLFHERGVDVRQIFQNVTRYDDQGRFVMEIDLLAVDTNTAVAIECKSHCSVEDVKEHIERLHKFKDCFPLYAGFQLYGAMAAMVMPDDVARFAYRQGLYVLAQSGNTIQIRNDAAFHPKQW; this is encoded by the coding sequence ATGATGTTGGAAAACATGCCTAAAAACGAGCCCAGCGACTTTTTCCGGGATGTCAAAGAGCTTTTTGCCGAAACCACCAGACAGTTCCAAGAAACAGACAGGAAATTCCAGGAGACTGACAGAAAGTTTCAGGACACGGATAAAAAATTTCAGGACACGGATAAAAAATTTCAGGACACGGATAAAAAGTTTGGAGAGTTGAGACGGCTGATCAGCCAGCTTGGCAGCCGACTGGGAGATTTCGTTGAGGAAATGGTCCGTCCTGCAGCGGTTCGTCTCTTCCATGAACGGGGAGTGGATGTTCGCCAAATTTTTCAGAACGTCACTCGCTATGACGACCAGGGGCGATTCGTCATGGAGATCGACCTATTGGCCGTGGATACGAATACGGCTGTAGCTATTGAATGCAAAAGCCACTGCTCTGTGGAAGACGTCAAAGAGCACATTGAGCGTCTGCACAAGTTCAAGGACTGTTTTCCCCTTTACGCCGGATTTCAGCTTTACGGCGCCATGGCTGCCATGGTCATGCCGGATGATGTCGCAAGATTTGCCTATCGCCAGGGACTTTACGTGCTGGCCCAAAGCGGCAACACGATCCAGATCCGCAACGATGCCGCGTTTCACCCCAAACAGTGGTAA
- a CDS encoding PEP-CTERM sorting domain-containing protein — translation MFITITAVVPEPSTVLLLGAGILGLGLLLQRRRLSN, via the coding sequence ATGTTTATCACGATCACAGCCGTTGTTCCCGAGCCTTCCACAGTGCTTCTTCTCGGAGCCGGCATCCTTGGCTTGGGCTTACTGCTACAGAGAAGGCGATTGAGCAATTAG